The window GTGAGGTGGTCGAGAGAGTTGCACCAGTGCAAGAAAAAGACATCGCTTGCCAACCCGCTTCAGCCATCCTGAAAAAAAGCCTAAACAAACCCAAATCTCACCCGCTCGTCGGTGGCGAATGAGCTCCGTCTGTGCCGATGTTGGATCTTTGGGACCCCTCTTGGGGAACTTACTTTTTCACtacgctctctctccctctctcttttcctcttctttctctctctctctctctctctctctctctctctcccctcacctACACATAGGCAGAGTCACTGGACTGAGTGCGGCCGAAATTAGGCACGCTCATGCGGGGCAAGTCCTTGTTCCTGATCTCGTAGATGGACTTCCTCCGGGCCTGCACGCCCCTCACGGCCGTTTTGATCTTCCTCCATCCCAGGTGGTTGAGTTCGGCAAGGTTGAGCACCACGCAGAAGCCGCTGACGGCGAACATGAACACGAGGAAGACCGTCTTCTCCGTAGGTCTGGACACGTAGCACTCGACCTCCTTGATGCACGGGTAGCGGTCGCACTCGTACACGGCGGGCACGTTGAACCCGTACAAGAAATACTGGCCCACCAGGAAACCGATCTCCAGGGCGTTTCTGAAAACCACCTGGATGATGTAAAACCTCGAGATGCCCTCCTGCCGCCTCATTTTGGACTTGGCAGTCCTCATGGTCGCGTTGGGGATCTCTTTGACCTCCAGGCAGTCGGGCTCGGCTTCTTTGGTGGAGTTCTCCGTGTTCTGCAGTACTCCGTTCACGATGGTGTTCTTGATCTTCTTGCTGTCGTCGTGCTTCATCGAGTCTTGGTCCTTGCTGTCCACCGTGAGGAAGACGGTGGAGTAGCGTCTCTCCCGCTGCTTGGCGGACTGGTGGACCGAGTAGGTGATGAAGCACAGGCTCGGGGTGCAGACCATTATGATCTGGAACACCCAGTACCTGATGTGCGAGATGGGGAAAGCCTTGTCGTAGCACGCCTGGTTACAGCCCGGCTGTAAGGCGTTACAGATGAACATGGTTTGCTCATCATCATAAACTGTCTCTCCAACTATGGCTACGATTAGGATCCGGAAGATCACCACCACAGTTAGTAGGATCCTGGAAGCAAAGGAGAAAAGAAGTGTATCAGGGTTCGGCCACTGTCTCGCATTCAATCTGAGGCGTTTGGCAAAGAGCAGCGCTTTGAAACAGAGCTGAGGACGGGGAGCTGTCCAGTGCTGAAAGTGGAGCGCCTGGCGCTCACGGACGCTTTCTTTTGCTTATAAACCCGTGCAACTCAAATAACGACCGAAAGCACATGATCGATCCCATTAACGACACATTCACGTGTGCTTTAGTACAgattttgtttgcttttctttATTGTTTCTTGTTATTTACTGCCAATCTTGGCGCACGCCTGCAAAAGAGACTCAACTGCCGCGCTGCACCGCTTCCACACAAATCTAGcactaaataaaatatttacgttcacacacaaataaattcgAATTCATCTTACCTTCCTATCATAGTAGAGTGCTGCTGGACAGCAGCCTCCAGGAGCCTCTCTAGTATGGTCCATTCCCCCATTTCTGTTCATCCGGAGACGAGAGCGCGCACCCAGCCCTCTGCACGACTTCCacgggaaaaaacaaaaaacccggTAGTATCTCCCTCGTCTACTCTCCAGAGGGCCCGATTTTATCTGCCAAACGCATTGATCACCAAGCCTTCTCCCCCTCCTGCGCCGCCACAGCGCACAATGCCAGAGGATCTCTCGCCGATCCCACTTCTGCTCTTCTTGGAGTCCGAAGTGCTGATTAATATGAGCCCTCCTATTTTCGATCTTCAGATCAGGTTGATAGGTCGCGCGGTGTCTGGCTGCCGGGAGGGCTGGATTTAATGTCTTTGCTAGAGCTAATCCCCCTTTAAGTAGTCTCCTCCTGCGTCACGCGCAGACAGGTTCGTGGAGGGCTGCCAAAAATATCTTGAAAAATAAATTTCTTCTTAGCGATATCGCGTAGATTTGGTGGTAACCTTTGACGGAGGGGAGAAAAGGAGCTCCATCGCTGAGCCCCGTGCGCGCGCGAGAGGGAAAGGCTGGAATAACTCGGCAGCAGAGTTTTGCTCACTGGTGCTGAAACTAAATAAACTCAAGGGTGTGGGCTACGTAGAGGGGCTGGGCTCTGCGCTCTTATTGGTTTAAGAGACAGGATGTGCTCTTTTCTCCCTCCAGAAGTCACATACTTGTTGCAAGCGCGGCCGCGCGTGTCATAAAGAAAGTCCTTGGCTCCAGGAATCCCCTTCCTCGCGGACTCCAGTGGGCTTTTCTCCGGGAGCGGGAATGATAACGCGCTGGATGCTGCGAGCCACTCGGCGCGGGATGCATGTGAGGATGCTGATCGCTTTACCGTGTTCAAAAATAGAAACGTGATCTCTGTCCCCTCTGCAACCCGCCCcccccacaccacacacacacacagacacacactctcccgCCCTTTGTTCCGACCGCTCGTGTATATCCACGTCCACCACTGCTGGTAGATCATGGCCAAATGAATTGGCATTGGACTATTTCAAGGTACAGATAAGTATATCAGCTAATGTGATTTGAGATCGGTTTGAAGGTATTAGTGTAATCCCAAGATCAGGCCTGACGGAGTGGACATGCATCTGAAGACCTTTTGTCCGTACTGTAGTATGGGAGGTCCGAGAGTTATCCCTGAGTCATGCTATGGACCCCTGTAGAGCCTTAATCTGTGATTCTGGTTTTAAGTTCAGCTTCATGGGCAGATCAACTTAGATGCAAATCACACCATTTCTGCGTGATTCCCTTATCACTTCGAGGACAGTATTAAGGGTGGGTATTAAGGCAACTGCTCATGTGACATTGTTTTCCCCCCTCTATGAATGACTGAGGGTGCATTTGTCATAAGATGGCTTATGCCAGCACATTAGACTTAGCAGGGAACTGTCATCACTTCAGCGACTTTGGCTGTATTATATCAATGGATAACTAGAGTTAGAATATTTTTATGGTGTATGTATTTACTCTTATATAACTGAGGGCAGACACTACTTCAAATCTCTTCATTTCAACACATCACTCCTGATTTAACAGAGTGAGATTCAGAGGCAAAACACAGTATAAGCCCGGGATCCTGTTTGTTTTTGGGTTTCTACATGTAACTCTGATGTCCAGGACCGACTAGTTTGTAAGTGATAATTAATGAGCATTGGAGGTGAAAATTCTTGATGGTGTTTAGAAGCATTTTCAGTGAATGATGGAGGGACTGGACTTTCATATTCCTGCTTGCTGATTCACATCTGCTGCTAGGTAGACAGAGAGTCACCAATCCAAACAGATCCAAAAGCTCATACAAATGTTTAGAATAGATAGCCCAGTTTAGAATACAGTAACCCAgattaaaacagaaaagagtagcctagaagagaatagaagagGGTAGCTCAGAATGGAAAATAATAGGGTGTAGAATAGAATGAAATAGAACACAGTAGTGTTGAATAGAGTAGCCCAGAATAGAAAAAGCAGAATAGAGTGTCCCATAAAAGAATACAATAGGGTAGACTACAATAGAATAGAACACGATGGTGTAGAATAGAGTAGCCCAGAAGACACTAGcctagaatagaatagaatagaatagaatagaatagaatagaataggaATGAGTACAATTGAACACAATTGGGAAGAACATAACAGCcattaatagaataaaatagagcagaatagaataaaataggAAAAAATATCCCATAATAGAATAAGGTTGTCTACAATAGAGTAGAACACAGTGGTATAGAATATAGCAGCCCAGAACAGAGCAGCCCATGacagaacagagtagaataTAATAGAACAGAATTAAAGACAATAGAGTAACCCAGGATAGCATAGAAAAGTTTAGAATAGGGTAgatcagaatagaatagaatagggTAGACTGGAAAAGAGTGCAATCAAACACAATAGAGAAGAATACAATAGCCCAGAgtagaaaagaataaaatagcATAGAGTAGTTTATTCTGATTTTCATTGTGCTGGAAGTTGAAATTGTACTTTCGAATTACTTTTGAATATGGTCACAAATTCCAGAATACATTGTAGTTCCACAGACAGGGCACAGTTACAGTGTCCTTACAGATATTAAAGTTACATTTCACAAGGGTGTTGTAAGTTGTTTCAAAAGTTCTAGCAGATTCTATGTCTGGCTAGAGGAAATGACTCATAtcaaatatcatcatatttacTGTTACATTTCCAAGGAACCATGGGGTAGTTTCGGGCTTGCAGAGCTCCACTCTTTCATACTTACATGActtacatattttcatttttaataataataatacctaaTAACCTAATAATTTGTGGTTATGAAATAATAAGACTTAATATCGAGTCGAATATAAAGTTTAAAAGGTTAAACTAAGGAGAATAGAAGCTGTTGATGATGGTCCTTGGAGCTGAATCCACGCAGGCAAAACTATATAAGCACATTTTTAGTATGATTATCAATTAAAGAGAGTCTCTAGGTCATCAGGCAGCCTGTAATTCTTCTCTAAGAAGAAGGAAGAGGCAGCAGCACTGCCCATCTTATTCTCAAAATCATGGAGCACAGCTTCAATCTCACGTTCAGCTAGAAACATTGCATTAGATTAAATTTAGGTGCACAATATGTCTGGATCCAAGCATGAAGTAGTCAGAATCAGAGAATGTAAAGATTGCCTGTGGTTACAAATGAGTAGTTGTACTCAGTCTTCACTCATCCAAATAAGGATTGTGAGGTCATGGTGGACCTGGCTCAGTCTGATATGATATACaatcaccggccactttattaggtactttgaatttggcgtggttgttggtgccagacaggctggtctgagtatttcagaaactgctgagcTACTgagattttcatgcacaaccatctctagggtttacagagaatggtctgaaaaagagaaaatatccagtgaacggcagttgtgtggacaaaaatgccttgttgatatgagaggtcagaggagaatggacagactggtttgagatgatagaaaggcaagagtgactcaaataaccaaccaaaatctctgagcaatgtttccaacaccttgttgaaagtatgccatgaagaattaaggcagttctgaaggcaaaagggggtccaacctttcactagcaag is drawn from Pygocentrus nattereri isolate fPygNat1 chromosome 10, fPygNat1.pri, whole genome shotgun sequence and contains these coding sequences:
- the LOC108423534 gene encoding gap junction delta-2 protein, with translation MGEWTILERLLEAAVQQHSTMIGRILLTVVVIFRILIVAIVGETVYDDEQTMFICNALQPGCNQACYDKAFPISHIRYWVFQIIMVCTPSLCFITYSVHQSAKQRERRYSTVFLTVDSKDQDSMKHDDSKKIKNTIVNGVLQNTENSTKEAEPDCLEVKEIPNATMRTAKSKMRRQEGISRFYIIQVVFRNALEIGFLVGQYFLYGFNVPAVYECDRYPCIKEVECYVSRPTEKTVFLVFMFAVSGFCVVLNLAELNHLGWRKIKTAVRGVQARRKSIYEIRNKDLPRMSVPNFGRTQSSDSAYV